From Bacteroidota bacterium, one genomic window encodes:
- a CDS encoding SUMF1/EgtB/PvdO family nonheme iron enzyme: protein METTENNFISDHQFDVLLRHALLGKEELFNEKNIEKMANSVFSQPAEEISVADNRAIIEKLVNDLRKGGNKWRMNIFILIAILLTATTIFFFFHHGNNAAISHNDSLNKGLILSSGAATDHQTPEPPITENPLPVTNPQILALFDSLEDSTDVPEQIPQHGEQHYVMNDSHMKEDYSLQYIDIPTLTEEQKIQTGKDKMKMMKNIARKKTYGNLPPGKTIVNGKMVNVDGFSIENSEVSNLEYRTFLNDLLVEGKDDEYLLAAPVKGQWKTAGIPEFEEVYFTSAKYNDFPAVSMTRKGAELYCEWLTESMKGAINSKQVKWSGDALPDFRLPSDAEWIYAARGCDSTAMKYPWGKFVPDSVQNKNGCFLCDFNYTSSKDYFAGKHICAGYQKLKQAGFNREIITTAGLAIDSLLTCPVYSYNPNSTGQYCMLGDVSEMVWTLEAGSDQHGAPRAMGGNWNSYVDNIRIEAPEQYVGFTDASPMIGFRPAMNGHYNYSMIKKVKL, encoded by the coding sequence ATGGAAACCACGGAAAATAATTTTATCAGCGATCATCAATTCGATGTCCTGCTCCGCCATGCGCTGCTCGGTAAAGAAGAATTGTTCAACGAAAAAAATATTGAAAAAATGGCAAACTCAGTTTTCAGTCAGCCGGCAGAAGAGATTTCTGTAGCTGATAACCGCGCGATCATTGAAAAACTTGTAAATGATCTCCGTAAAGGCGGAAACAAATGGAGAATGAATATTTTTATTCTCATCGCAATTTTATTGACGGCGACGACGATTTTCTTTTTCTTTCATCACGGAAATAATGCAGCGATCTCTCACAACGATTCACTGAACAAAGGACTGATCCTGTCATCAGGCGCTGCAACGGATCACCAAACACCGGAACCACCGATCACAGAGAATCCTCTTCCGGTCACGAATCCGCAAATTCTTGCGCTGTTCGATTCATTGGAAGACAGCACCGATGTTCCCGAACAGATACCGCAGCATGGCGAACAACATTACGTGATGAACGATTCGCACATGAAGGAAGATTATTCTCTGCAGTATATAGATATTCCAACACTCACCGAGGAACAGAAAATTCAAACCGGGAAAGACAAAATGAAAATGATGAAAAACATTGCAAGAAAAAAAACGTACGGAAATTTACCGCCGGGAAAAACCATCGTGAACGGAAAAATGGTGAACGTCGATGGTTTTTCCATTGAGAACTCGGAAGTTTCTAATCTTGAATACAGGACATTTTTGAATGATCTTCTTGTGGAAGGAAAGGATGACGAATATTTATTGGCGGCCCCGGTAAAAGGCCAATGGAAAACTGCAGGCATTCCCGAATTTGAAGAGGTGTATTTCACAAGCGCGAAGTACAATGATTTTCCCGCGGTGAGCATGACGCGAAAAGGAGCCGAACTTTATTGCGAGTGGCTGACAGAATCAATGAAGGGAGCCATTAATTCAAAACAGGTAAAGTGGAGCGGAGATGCGTTGCCCGATTTCCGGTTGCCTTCGGATGCCGAATGGATCTACGCAGCACGAGGATGCGATTCTACTGCGATGAAATATCCGTGGGGAAAATTTGTGCCGGACAGTGTGCAGAATAAGAACGGATGCTTCCTCTGCGATTTCAATTATACTTCTTCAAAAGATTATTTTGCGGGTAAACACATTTGCGCAGGTTATCAGAAACTAAAACAAGCCGGATTTAACAGGGAAATTATTACTACAGCCGGACTCGCGATCGACAGCCTGCTCACCTGCCCTGTGTATTCTTACAACCCGAATTCAACCGGACAATACTGCATGCTTGGAGATGTTTCGGAAATGGTCTGGACACTTGAAGCCGGCTCCGATCAACACGGTGCTCCACGTGCTATGGGCGGAAACTGGAATTCTTATGTGGATAATATCAGGATAGAAGCACCGGAACAATATGTCGGATTTACAGATGCATCACCAATGATCGGGTTCCGTCCTGCAATGAATGGCCATTACAATTATTCTATGATAAAAAAAGTGAAGTTGTAA
- a CDS encoding TerB family tellurite resistance protein translates to MVKFGKWIGGGLGWAFGGPIGALLGFTVGAILDSATITVSSGNFTGTDADMHYDPTAARGDFAVSLLVLTAAVMKSDGKVLKSELDFVKRFLVAQFGNEQAQRLLPVLKDLLNRDIPVHEVCAQIRRYMPEPQRLQLLHYLFGISKADGEVHPKEISAISDIASSLGISNDDFLSVKSMYARDAGNDYSILEVDAEATDEEVKKAYRKMAVKYHPDKVADLGEEAQKNAKEQFQKVQEAYENIKKVRDLK, encoded by the coding sequence ATGGTAAAATTCGGAAAGTGGATCGGTGGCGGATTGGGTTGGGCGTTCGGCGGGCCTATCGGCGCTTTGCTTGGATTTACTGTCGGCGCCATTCTTGATTCAGCAACCATCACTGTTTCTTCCGGAAATTTTACAGGAACAGATGCAGACATGCATTATGATCCTACTGCCGCACGCGGCGATTTTGCAGTGAGTCTTCTCGTACTCACCGCAGCCGTAATGAAGAGCGATGGAAAAGTTTTAAAATCAGAACTCGATTTTGTAAAACGTTTTCTCGTTGCACAGTTCGGCAATGAACAGGCGCAGCGTTTGCTTCCTGTTCTGAAAGATCTGCTCAACCGCGATATTCCCGTGCACGAGGTGTGCGCGCAGATCAGGCGCTACATGCCCGAGCCGCAGCGTTTGCAATTGCTGCATTACCTTTTCGGAATTTCAAAAGCAGACGGAGAAGTTCACCCGAAAGAAATTTCCGCCATTTCCGATATTGCTTCATCTCTCGGAATTTCGAATGACGATTTTCTTTCCGTGAAGTCCATGTATGCGCGCGATGCCGGTAACGATTACAGCATTCTCGAAGTGGATGCGGAGGCAACGGATGAAGAAGTGAAAAAAGCATATCGCAAAATGGCCGTGAAATATCATCCCGATAAAGTGGCCGACCTCGGAGAAGAAGCTCAGAAAAATGCGAAAGAACAATTTCAGAAAGTGCAGGAAGCGTATGAGAATATCAAGAAGGTAAGGGATTTAAAGTAG
- a CDS encoding ABC-F family ATP-binding cassette domain-containing protein: MNLLSVENISKSYGERVLFKEVSFGLEEGERVALIAKNGAGKSTLLNILCGKDTPDRGKVVLRKDLRIGMLDQEPEFDETKTVIESALLGESEVSKMVREYEIVLEKTRHDESVSAQKRLHELNELITALNGWDHENDVRTLLSKLGFTDLAQKAGTLSGGQKKRLALAQLLISEPEFLILDEPTNHLDFDMIEWLEGYLTSRGHTLLLVTHDRYFLDRVCERIIEIDNEQLYNYDGDFSFFIERKAEREEQEASSLEKARNLYRRELVWVRKMPRARGTKQKARKDAFKTVAEKARGKLPEEELKLEVKMSRMGGKIIEMIRVNKSFGEKKILQQFDYTFKRGEKIGVIGKNGSGKSTFLNMILGAEPLDSGKIQPGETIVFGYYSQSGMVLKEDKRVIEVVKDIAEYFPLADGAKLSASQMLQRFLFTPHSHFSFVSSLSGGEKRRLYLLTILMKNPNFLILDEPTNDLDILTLGILEEFIADFPGCVLIVSHDRYFMDKLVDHLFVFEGDGVVKDFPGNYSQWREFNNSRIPVVAARQDSKIEKETDVEKEVAAKAGNTDLSSRKKPSFKEKFEFEKLEKEIPLLEKEKKSITEKLSVISDHEELIKLSERFAVIEKELEEKSFRWMELSELMP, from the coding sequence GTGAATTTACTCTCGGTAGAAAATATTTCGAAATCTTATGGCGAACGCGTTCTTTTTAAGGAAGTGAGTTTCGGCCTTGAAGAGGGTGAACGTGTGGCGCTCATTGCAAAAAACGGTGCAGGAAAATCTACGCTGCTGAATATTCTCTGCGGAAAAGATACTCCTGACAGGGGGAAAGTGGTGCTGCGGAAAGATCTGCGCATCGGGATGCTGGACCAGGAACCGGAATTCGATGAAACAAAAACGGTGATCGAATCTGCGTTGCTCGGTGAATCGGAAGTTTCGAAAATGGTGCGCGAATACGAGATCGTGCTTGAAAAAACCAGGCACGATGAATCTGTTTCTGCACAGAAACGTTTGCATGAATTGAATGAACTCATTACCGCACTGAACGGATGGGATCACGAGAATGATGTGCGCACGCTGCTTTCAAAATTGGGATTCACGGATCTCGCTCAGAAAGCAGGAACGCTTTCCGGCGGACAGAAAAAACGTCTCGCGCTTGCGCAGTTGCTCATTTCCGAACCGGAATTTCTCATTCTCGATGAACCGACGAATCATCTCGACTTCGATATGATCGAGTGGCTCGAAGGTTATCTCACTTCGCGCGGGCACACGCTCCTGCTCGTTACGCACGACCGGTATTTTCTCGACCGTGTGTGTGAACGCATTATCGAGATCGACAATGAACAGCTTTACAATTACGATGGTGACTTTTCTTTTTTCATTGAGCGAAAAGCAGAACGGGAAGAGCAGGAAGCAAGTTCGCTGGAGAAAGCAAGAAATCTTTACCGGCGTGAGCTTGTGTGGGTGCGCAAGATGCCGCGTGCGCGCGGAACAAAACAGAAAGCAAGAAAAGATGCGTTCAAAACTGTTGCTGAAAAAGCACGAGGGAAGTTGCCAGAAGAAGAATTGAAACTCGAAGTGAAAATGTCGCGCATGGGCGGGAAGATCATTGAGATGATACGCGTGAATAAAAGTTTCGGCGAAAAAAAAATACTTCAGCAATTCGATTACACTTTCAAGCGTGGAGAGAAGATTGGCGTTATCGGAAAGAACGGATCGGGAAAATCCACTTTTCTCAATATGATACTTGGAGCAGAACCGCTCGATTCCGGAAAAATACAACCGGGAGAAACAATCGTGTTCGGTTATTATTCGCAATCAGGAATGGTATTGAAAGAAGACAAAAGAGTGATCGAAGTGGTGAAAGATATTGCAGAATATTTCCCGTTGGCGGATGGCGCGAAACTTTCTGCCTCGCAGATGCTGCAGCGATTTCTTTTCACACCGCATTCGCATTTCAGTTTTGTTTCTTCATTGAGCGGCGGAGAAAAAAGAAGATTATATCTTCTCACGATTCTCATGAAGAACCCGAATTTTCTTATTCTCGATGAGCCAACAAATGATCTCGATATTCTTACCCTCGGAATTCTCGAGGAATTTATTGCAGATTTTCCGGGATGTGTACTTATTGTTTCGCACGATCGTTATTTCATGGATAAGCTCGTCGATCATCTTTTTGTTTTTGAAGGCGATGGTGTGGTAAAAGATTTTCCGGGAAATTATTCGCAGTGGAGGGAATTCAATAATTCAAGGATTCCCGTCGTGGCGGCCAGGCAGGATTCAAAGATTGAGAAAGAAACGGATGTTGAAAAGGAAGTTGCCGCGAAAGCCGGGAATACCGATCTCTCTTCCAGGAAGAAACCCTCTTTTAAGGAAAAATTCGAATTTGAGAAGCTGGAGAAGGAAATTCCATTGCTGGAAAAAGAAAAAAAATCGATCACTGAAAAACTTTCTGTAATTTCCGATCATGAAGAACTGATAAAACTTTCAGAACGATTTGCAGTTATCGAAAAAGAACTGGAAGAAAAAAGTTTCCGCTGGATGGAATTATCAGAATTAATGCCATAA
- a CDS encoding rhomboid family intramembrane serine protease, whose protein sequence is MPGLKKHLVLLNGLFPFTFVVLLWLIQLAQGFLQQDWGIYSVNPRTAGGLIGIFTSPLLHAGWKHLIGNTVPLLVLGFLLFNSYREIAGKVFWLIYLLNGILLWLFARSAIHLGASGVVYGMASFLLFSGFIRRHQQLAMLSFLVIFLYGSLVWGIFPFDPHVSWEAHLYGGLTGLVLAIVLRKEGPQPKKYFQEEEEETETNPENEAGTNEKFPSENDNNSQMKIIYSYKEKNENTNADEDAL, encoded by the coding sequence ATGCCCGGATTGAAAAAACATCTTGTACTTCTCAACGGATTATTTCCATTCACATTCGTTGTGTTGCTCTGGCTCATTCAACTCGCCCAGGGATTTCTCCAGCAGGATTGGGGAATTTATTCCGTGAATCCAAGAACAGCAGGCGGCCTCATCGGCATTTTCACTTCACCATTGCTGCATGCCGGATGGAAACATCTCATCGGCAATACGGTTCCATTACTCGTCCTCGGATTTTTGCTTTTTAATTCTTACCGCGAAATTGCCGGAAAAGTTTTCTGGCTCATTTATCTTCTCAATGGAATTCTGCTCTGGCTCTTTGCGCGCAGCGCCATTCATCTCGGTGCGAGTGGAGTGGTTTACGGCATGGCCTCCTTTCTTCTCTTCAGTGGATTCATTCGCCGTCACCAGCAACTGGCCATGCTTTCTTTTCTTGTCATCTTTCTTTACGGAAGCCTGGTGTGGGGAATTTTTCCGTTCGATCCGCACGTTTCCTGGGAAGCACATCTCTACGGCGGACTCACGGGGCTGGTTCTTGCAATTGTATTGCGGAAAGAAGGACCGCAACCGAAAAAATATTTCCAGGAAGAAGAAGAAGAAACTGAAACAAATCCGGAAAATGAGGCCGGCACCAATGAAAAATTCCCTTCTGAAAATGATAATAATTCACAAATGAAGATCATTTATTCTTACAAAGAAAAAAATGAAAATACGAATGCGGACGAGGATGCGTTATAG
- a CDS encoding sigma-70 family RNA polymerase sigma factor: MKEQNPTYQLLSGRSEASVKTIYERYGKKLFLFAKHKWKMNEDDSWDVVYKTLYRVIDTYPGYKFASEEKFSAFVFTIFINYLRNFYRDRKNLPGEITELDENFSEAVIESETSISPVLHLLVCELDQLEDWERILLLMRSQDVPYAEIAKFIDKPEEQLKVYYQRLKKKLSEKLIGKIYTSKTGTHGNHGK, encoded by the coding sequence ATGAAAGAACAAAATCCCACCTATCAGCTTCTGTCCGGAAGAAGTGAAGCGTCTGTAAAAACTATTTACGAGCGTTACGGGAAAAAACTTTTCTTATTCGCGAAGCATAAATGGAAAATGAATGAGGACGACTCGTGGGACGTTGTGTACAAAACGCTCTATCGTGTGATCGATACTTATCCCGGTTACAAATTTGCTTCCGAAGAAAAATTCTCGGCATTTGTCTTCACTATTTTCATCAATTATCTGAGGAATTTTTACCGTGACAGGAAAAATCTTCCCGGAGAAATAACAGAGCTGGATGAGAATTTTTCTGAAGCGGTGATCGAAAGCGAAACGAGTATTTCTCCGGTCCTGCATCTCCTCGTGTGCGAGCTTGATCAACTCGAAGACTGGGAGAGAATCCTGCTGCTGATGCGGAGCCAGGATGTTCCGTATGCGGAGATCGCAAAATTCATTGACAAACCGGAAGAACAATTGAAAGTTTACTATCAACGGCTGAAGAAAAAACTTTCGGAAAAATTAATCGGAAAAATCTACACTTCTAAAACAGGCACACATGGAAACCACGGAAAATAA
- a CDS encoding DinB family protein, with the protein MPSIKWTSREFIFDFPPGNFPFILERLYGTAARIEEMTKNSSLEILRKKNNNSWSILEHIGHLIGLDELHDGRIDDFTSEKKELRPADMTNKKTQEADHNKRDLAELIKEFREERLKFISRLKKLSPAQSALHPRLKKNMRVVDMAYFIAEHDDHHLSIIRELINS; encoded by the coding sequence ATGCCATCCATCAAATGGACATCACGCGAATTTATTTTTGATTTTCCGCCGGGGAATTTTCCTTTTATTCTCGAACGCCTGTACGGGACAGCAGCGAGAATTGAAGAGATGACAAAAAACAGCTCATTGGAAATTCTCAGGAAGAAAAATAATAATTCGTGGAGCATACTCGAACATATAGGCCATCTCATCGGCCTCGATGAATTGCATGACGGGCGCATCGATGATTTTACCAGTGAAAAAAAAGAATTACGGCCTGCCGACATGACGAATAAAAAAACGCAGGAAGCAGATCACAACAAACGCGATCTTGCAGAATTGATCAAAGAATTCCGCGAAGAACGGCTTAAATTTATTTCTCGATTGAAAAAACTTTCTCCCGCGCAATCCGCGCTGCACCCGCGCCTGAAAAAAAATATGCGCGTCGTCGATATGGCGTATTTCATTGCAGAGCACGACGATCATCATCTTTCCATCATCAGGGAATTGATCAATTCGTGA
- a CDS encoding tungsten formylmethanofuran dehydrogenase — protein MASPVSEQRAKAAVPVSVALKAFELMCTAKAMTEIYEAHKEVTAKYVHATSRGHEAIQLALGLQLKKQDFLSAYYRDDSILLGIGMEPYELMLQLMAKRDDPFSGGRTYYSHPALRRDDKPKIPMQSSATGMQAIPSTGVAMGLKYLEEQKIAEDFKGENPIIACSLGDACITEGEVAEAFQMAVLKKLPILYIVQDNEWDISATAKETRAMDASEYARGFKGLETKTIDGTDFMRSYETLRDVIAVMRKERRPFLIHARVPLLNHHTSGVRKEWYRNDLDEAARRDPFPKLRNQLIVAGLDAKDLDEIKLKAEKKVAEDYDRALAAEDPRPEDLFNFDFAPTPVTEEKGVREPAGKEKTVMVDCALFAVQEILAKHPEALLYGQDVGGRLGGVFREAATLAQKFGDNRVFNTPIQEAFIIGSTVGMSATGCKPIVEVQFADYIWPGLNQLFTEVSRSNYLSNGKWPVNCVIRVPIGAYGSGGPYHSSSVESVLCNIRGIKIAYPSTGADLKGLLKAAFYDPNPVVVLEHKGLYWSKIKGTEEAKTIEPDEEYIIPFGKARMVQEVSASEKNSTLTIITYGMGVYWAKNASKNFPGKIEIVDLRTLVPLDEETVFNSVRKHSRCLVLTEESYNNSFAQALAGRISKFCFESLDAPVELVGAENLPAIPLNSILEHTMLPNEEKVSAAIEKILAY, from the coding sequence ATGGCCTCTCCCGTGAGTGAACAACGTGCAAAAGCAGCTGTGCCGGTATCTGTAGCGCTGAAAGCTTTCGAGCTTATGTGTACCGCAAAAGCAATGACCGAAATTTATGAAGCGCACAAAGAAGTAACCGCAAAATATGTACACGCTACTTCACGCGGACATGAAGCCATTCAGCTCGCTCTTGGATTGCAACTGAAAAAACAGGATTTTCTTTCTGCGTATTATCGTGACGACAGTATTCTTCTCGGAATAGGAATGGAACCGTATGAGTTGATGCTGCAATTAATGGCGAAACGCGACGATCCTTTTTCCGGTGGAAGAACTTATTATTCGCATCCTGCATTGCGCCGTGATGATAAACCGAAAATTCCAATGCAGAGTTCCGCTACAGGAATGCAGGCCATTCCGAGTACAGGTGTTGCGATGGGATTGAAATATCTTGAAGAACAAAAGATCGCCGAAGATTTCAAAGGAGAAAATCCCATCATCGCGTGCTCGCTCGGGGATGCGTGCATTACCGAAGGAGAGGTGGCCGAAGCTTTCCAGATGGCGGTGCTGAAAAAATTACCGATACTCTACATTGTGCAGGATAATGAATGGGATATTTCTGCTACCGCGAAAGAAACGCGCGCCATGGATGCGAGCGAATACGCGCGCGGATTCAAAGGGCTCGAAACAAAAACCATTGACGGAACAGATTTCATGCGCTCGTATGAAACCTTGCGCGATGTGATCGCGGTCATGCGCAAAGAGCGTCGGCCGTTTCTTATTCACGCACGAGTTCCATTGCTGAATCATCATACATCAGGCGTGAGAAAAGAATGGTACCGCAATGATCTCGATGAAGCTGCACGGCGCGATCCTTTTCCCAAACTGAGAAATCAACTTATAGTTGCCGGGCTTGATGCAAAAGATCTTGATGAAATAAAATTAAAAGCAGAAAAAAAAGTTGCTGAAGATTATGATCGCGCATTGGCAGCAGAAGATCCGCGTCCCGAAGATCTTTTCAATTTTGATTTTGCTCCAACACCGGTGACAGAAGAAAAAGGTGTGCGTGAACCGGCAGGAAAAGAAAAAACAGTGATGGTGGATTGCGCACTTTTCGCTGTGCAGGAAATTCTTGCCAAACACCCGGAAGCATTGCTGTACGGACAGGATGTGGGCGGAAGATTGGGCGGAGTTTTCCGTGAAGCAGCAACACTTGCGCAAAAATTCGGAGACAATCGTGTTTTCAATACGCCGATACAGGAAGCGTTCATCATTGGTTCTACAGTGGGAATGTCGGCAACAGGATGCAAACCCATTGTAGAAGTTCAGTTCGCAGATTATATCTGGCCGGGATTGAATCAGCTTTTTACGGAAGTGAGTCGATCGAATTATCTGTCGAATGGAAAATGGCCGGTGAATTGCGTGATACGTGTGCCCATAGGCGCGTACGGAAGCGGCGGGCCTTATCACAGTTCTTCCGTTGAATCTGTTCTGTGCAATATCCGCGGAATTAAAATTGCTTATCCTTCTACCGGCGCCGACCTGAAAGGACTTTTGAAAGCGGCGTTCTATGATCCGAACCCGGTGGTTGTGTTGGAACACAAAGGACTTTATTGGTCCAAAATAAAAGGAACAGAAGAAGCGAAAACGATTGAGCCCGACGAAGAATACATTATTCCATTCGGAAAAGCGAGAATGGTACAGGAAGTTTCTGCTTCGGAAAAAAATTCCACACTCACGATCATCACTTACGGAATGGGCGTTTACTGGGCTAAGAATGCTTCGAAGAATTTTCCGGGAAAAATCGAGATCGTCGATCTGCGTACACTTGTTCCGCTTGATGAAGAAACGGTTTTCAATTCCGTGCGCAAACATTCACGTTGCCTGGTATTGACAGAAGAATCCTACAACAATAGTTTCGCGCAGGCGCTCGCAGGAAGAATTTCTAAATTCTGTTTCGAATCGCTCGATGCTCCTGTGGAACTTGTGGGCGCCGAAAATCTTCCCGCTATTCCGCTTAATTCTATACTCGAACACACGATGCTTCCGAATGAAGAAAAAGTTTCTGCGGCGATTGAAAAGATCCTTGCGTATTAA